Below is a window of Myxococcales bacterium DNA.
AGCCCGACGACCGCGAGCTCTTGCTGGCCCTCTGCGACGCCTACAGTGCGTCCGGGAAGGGCAAAGCCGCTGCGGAGGTGCTGGAGAAGATCGTCGAGAGCTACGGCGGAAAGCGCTCCAAAGAGCTGGCTGAGATCCATCGCCGCTTGGCGGACGCTCACATCGCCGATGGCAACACCGCAAAGGCCCTGGAAGAGCTCGACAAGGCCTTCCGCATCGAGCCGGGCAACGTGCACGTACTGAAGGCGCTCGGAACCGTGGCGCTGCAGGTCGAAGATCTCAAGCGGGCCATGCAGATGTTCCGCGCGTTGTTGTTGCAGAAGCTGGAGGCAGACTCGCCGATCACCAAGGCCGAGGTGTTCTTCCACCTAGCCGAGGTCCACAACAAACAGGGCGAGAAACCCAAGGCGATCCAGATGCTGGAGCGGGCGATCCAGGCGGACGACAACCTCACGGCCGCCAAAGACTTGTTGGCTGAGCTCAAGGGCTGACGTCGGGAAAGACCCTCGCCAGCCCACCCGCTCATGGCCCGCGCGATCGGACTCCTTGCCGGCATCGTGCTCCGGCTCTGGGCGCTCAGCTATCGCGTCACGCTGGTGTCGGAGACCCTCGCAGGACTCGGGCCGCAGGGTGTGTTTGGTTTCTGGCACGGACGCCAGATGGCACTCTTGGGCACGGGCGCGCTTCGCCAGGGTGTGGCACTCGTCAGCCACTCGCGCGATGGGGCGCTTCAGTCCGGAATTCTGTCGAGCCTGGGAGTCGACGCCGTGCGCGGCTCGAGCTCGCGTGGTGGGGCGCGCGCACTCCGAGAGTTGGTGCGGCGGCTTCGAGCTCGACCCGAGCGAGCGCTGTTCGCAGTGGACGGGCCGCGCGGCCCCGCCTTCGTCGCCAAGCCGGGCGCGGCCCAGGCCGCGGTGCTGGCTCGGGTGCCGCTGTTTCCCGTGGGGAGCGCCGCGCGGTGGGTGATTCGAGTGCGGGGGGCGTGGGACGACTTCGAAATCCCGCTGCCGTTCTCACGAGTGGTCGTGGTCGTCGGCGCGCCGCTCGACGCGGCCCGCGGGGTCGCCGAGCCCCAGGTCCTCGAGCTGGCAATCCGTCGCGCCGGCGCCACAGCGGCGGAGGGCCTCGCCCGCGGCAGGCTCCCCTGCCTGCTGGGTGAAGGAGGCAGAGCGTGAGCACCGTCGTCCTCGTAGATGGGGAGCTCTGTGAGCCAGACGCAGCACGCGTCAGCGTCTTCGATCGAGGGTTTCTCTACGGTGACTCGGTGTTCGAGACACTTCGAACTTACGCAGGGCGGCCGTTCAAACAGGCCGAGCATCTGGCGCGCCTCGAGCGGAGCGCAGCCCGAGTGTTCATCGAGCTGCCGGTGTCGCTCTCGCAGCTCGCGCAAGAGATCAACACGGGACTCGAGCGCGCTGGCAACCCCGAGAGCTACATGCGTGTGATCGTCACCCGCGGGAGCGGCCCAGTCGGTCTGGACATCGGCTTCGAAGTGGACCCGCTCAGAGTCGTGATCATCGCTCCGCTCGAGCCGCCGCCGGCAGAGGCCTATGCACGCGGCATCACCGTCGTGACGTTTCCTACCCAACGTGTCGCGGAGTCGACCGAGGCGGCCGGCACGAAGGTCGGCAACTACCTGGTGGCCGTGCTGGCCATGCGCAAGGCGCGGGCAGCAGGCGCCAGCGAGGCATTGATCGTCGACCACGCCGGCAACGTCGTCGAGGGGGCCTCGTCCAACGTGTTCGCGGTCCGCGGCGGGCGCCTCTCGACTCCGGCGGAGGAGGCGGGGATCCTGCCGGGCATCACGCGCTCGACCCTGCTCGACGTGGCCCGGGAGGCGGGCATCGCGGTCGATTTCGAGGCGCTCTCGGTGGCCGAGCTCCAGGCGGCGGACGAGGTCTTTGTCACCTCGAGCATCCGGGAGCTGTTGCCGGTGGTCCGCATCGACAGCACGGCGATTGGCGCGGGAACGCCGGGTCCCACGAGCCTTTTGTTGCTGCGGTCGTTCCGGAAAAAGGCCCGGGATCTTCTGGGTTTGCCCGAACCGACCGGGCACTGAATCAAGCCCCCGTCCGGCGCGTCGAATGGCGGTGCGGAAAGCCCCGAGCCGCGGGGAAGGATCTGGGGCAAACCGCGTAAACTGACGGGACGAGGTAGGCGAACACATGAAACATTTCTTTGGCACCCTGACCCTGGCGCTCGTTGGACTTTCGTTGCTTGGCGCGAGCGGCTGCAAGCTCGTCTGCAAGGACAACGAAGAGGACAACGGGAGCACCTGCATTGCCAAGAGCACGACCAAGTTCAACGGCACCGAGGTCAACAAGTCCGTGGACTACCAGGCAGGCGGGTCGGTGACCGTCTCCGCCGTGTACGGCAAGGTCAGCATCGAGGGTGGCGCGGCGGCCGGCAAGGTCGAGGTCGTGTTCAAACCGTTCGACTTCGAGGGCCATGATGAAAAGGAACTCGCTACTCGACAGATGAACGAGAACCTGTCGCTCAACATCAACGAGGGCGCAAACATCGACGTGACCGCGGGGCGCACTGGCGAGCCGACCAATGGTCTGGGTACGTCGATTACGATCAAGCTACCGCCGGAGTTCGACGGCAACTTGACGGTGCTGAATCAAGGTGACGGCCCGCTGGCGAACGCCGGTGAGTTCGACGTCGACATCGCGTCGGTGCAGAAGGCCGCGACTGTGACCTTGACGAACAAGTCGTCGCTCGGCGACTGCACCGTCCAGGGTGCACCGAGTGTGCTGGTCACTTCGGTCCAGTGTGGCCACAAGGTGACGGTGCTCGGTGTCAGTGACGACGTGAATATCACCACCGATGGTGCCGGCTTCGACGACCCCTCGGTCGTGCTCAGGGTGGCCAGCATCTCGGCCACGGCGAAGGGCGGCAGCATCACCGTCGCCGACAAGGGCAGCATCGAAGCGACCTTCCCCGCATCCGGCAACTACTCGGTGCACGGTTCGGCCCCGAAGGGCGCGGTCGATCCCGGCGCGCCGCCGGCCAGCTGCGCAGTGACCGAGGGCTCGGCGGCGGACAAGAACGTCGCCTGTGGGACGGGCGGGCCGACCTACTCGCTCACGACCAACGGCGAGAACGACACCGTGTTCCAAGAAGGGAACATCAAGCTCTTCTACAAGTGACCGACGCTGCCTCGCGCCGCTCCCCCTTCCCGGTGAGCGGCGCGTCGCATTTTGTTCTCTGAGACTCCGCGCCGGGACAGGTGCGGTTCAGGGCGCGGGGTCGGCTGCTGCCGGCGCTTCGCCCGCCGGTGTGTCGTCTGTCGTTGCGGTGCCCGTTGGGTCCCGGCGCACGGGGATGCGCAGGCTGCCGTTGCCCTGAGCCAGCAGAAGACTGACGGCTTTTTCGAAGAAGCCTTTTAGAAAGCCCACCTCGTGTGGCGCATCGGTGATGAGCCCACGCTTGTCGATGGCGGCGATGGTGGCAGCCACTTCGAGCGCCTTTTCTTCACCCTCTCGCGCCAAGATACTGAGCGCGCTGTCCTTCATGGCGCGAGTCAGATCGGCCCGGCGCTCGGGAGAGAAATAACGGTCGGTGGTCTTGACGATCTCGCCCTCGAGGGCGACGCGCATTTGCTCGGGATCGGGCTCCGTGCCGGGCGGGACCGTCTCGCCGACCGCCGCCAGCATTTCCTCGACGGCAGCGCGCGTGGGGAACCAGCCTCGAAATTCTGGCAGGGCGTGGAGCGCGGCCGAGGTCTTGGCCACCTCGAGCGCGTCCTCCTCGGAGAGCTCTAGCCCTTCATCGTCGAACGGGTGCATGGGCGCGATAGCTGGGATCGGCTCCAGCAGCGAGCGGGCGGTGGTGAATCCGAGCGGCTCGGGTTGTTTGCGCTCGGCGTGGAGCTTGCGCGCGGCGGCGATTCGGTGGCGAACCCATTCGACCGGGACCTTGATGGGTTTGTACTGCGCGCCCGGTAGGGCCTTGCTCATGTTCTGTTTGAGCTGCGACGCACTCTGCTCCATCACGTCGACGCGGTGTACACCTTGAGCGTCGTGCAGCACCACGAACGCCGAGTGGTAACGGCTCGCAGGCCTGGAGGCGGCGATGACCAACAAGGTGTTGCCGGCGGTGTCGGGTGGCATCATCCACGCTTCGATCACCTCTTCGTGTTTGGGGCCGGAGAGGCTGGCGGCCCTGGGCCGGTCTGGCACCGCGACTCCGCGGCTCTTCAGCACGCCCAAGGCCCGCCGTGCCGCCTTGCGCGCGGCGCCCGTGCCGCGCTCCGCCACCTCGGCGACCGCCGCCGCATTTGGTAGCTTGAGCCACGCTTCGACTAACTCCGCCGCGCGGGGACCGGCGCTCTCGACTGCGGCCACGGCGCCCTCGGCGCCTACGCTCGTGAGCTTGGTGTCGAACTCGGACTTCTTCTCGTCTTGGGCCATGATCATCCCGTTCTCGGCATGCGCGCGATGCCGTCGATCTCGACGCGCGCCCCCCTCGGCAGCGCGGCAACTTGAACCGTGGCGCGGGCCGGTGGGTCTTTGTCGAAGCGTTCCCCGTATACCCGGTTGACGACCGCAAAGTCGGCCAGGTCCGTCAAAAAAATCGTGGTCTTCAGCAGGTCGCCAAAGCTCGCACCGGCGCCGGCCAACACCTGACCCAGGTTGTCGAGCACACGCCGAGTCTCGAGCTCGATGTTGCCGGTCACGAGCTCTCCCGTGCTCGGGTCGAGAGGGATCTGCCCGCTCAAGAAAAGGAAGTCTCCACACGCGATGGCCTGAGAGTAGGGGCCGATGGCGGCCGGGGCTCGATCGGTGGAGATTGTTTTTCGGGGCATGGCGGGCGCGCATCTTGGCGCCGGCGCGACCTCAGATCAACCGCTCGTCGGCGCTCCGGGCGTCGGGCTTTGCTCGGGCACGGCTGCGTCGCCGTCGCCCGGCAAATTCGGCGCAAAACATCCCTCCGCGGCGTCGTCTTCGGCTCAGCGCCCCATCGAGCGGCGCCCGTCGATGGCGCGGCCCAGGGTGATCTGATCGGCAAACTCGAGATCCCCGCCGTGGGGGACGCCGCTGGCGATGCGCGAGACGCTCACGCCGGCCCGCTCGAGCTCCCGCGCCAGGTAGAGAGCGGTCGCCTCACCATCGACGCTCGGCGGGGTCGCGATGATGACCTCCTTCACGCCGTCGGTCGCGATGCGGTTGTGAAGTGCGCTGAGGGGTAGCTCCTCCGGTCCGATCCCGTCCAGCGGCGAGAGCAGTCGTCCCAGCACGAAGTAACGCCCGCGCATGGCGCCGCTGCGCTCGATTGCGAGAAGATCCTGGACGCGCGCGACGATGCACAGGAGTGACGGGTCGCGGCGGTAGTCCCTGCACACCGGACACACCCGATGTTTCTCGGGATCGACCTCGGCCAGATTGCCGCAGCGCTCGCAGGGACCCACACTGTCCGCCGCGTCGAGCAACTCTTGCCCGAGCTCGCGGGCGAGCTCGCCGCTCTCGGTGGCCAGGTGAAGGCAGTAGCGCTGCGCGGTCTTCTCACCGACGCCGGGCAGGCGCCCGAGCAGCTGCATCAATCGAGAGAGTCGCTCCGGAAGCACGGGCGGAGTGTAGCCTCGACGGGGGCGCTGGCGTCACCCTCGGGCCGCGACCTCGGAAAAAAACCAGCTCGGAAGCGCTCGCGCCGGCCTGCGCCGGAGGGGATCCCTCACTTGGCAGCGAGCTTCAGGTCCTTGATGCGGGCACCGAGCACCTCGATGGCGTCGGTTACACTCGGGTGCCGCTTGGCCTCGGCGATCGCCTGCTGGACCTTTGCCCGCCGCTCGCGCGCCGACTGGGCCGCCAACGTGTCGAAGCCGCGAGAGCGTTCGGAGTCGAGCTCGACGACGACGTGCACGCGGACGCCGAAATGCTCGCTGGCCGCGCGCGTGAGGGCGGCCACTGCCTCTTTTTCCGCTGCTTGTGCCGCAAACACACTGCCCGGTTCGAAGCCGACGACCAGCTCGGTGGGGCTGAGGCTGAGGGGCGCGGCGTGCTCGAAGAAAGCAGACAGCTCGGGGCGCAGCGCTGCAAGGCGCTCCAAGATCCCCACGAACGCCACGATGTCCACGTCCGCCGACGGCGTCTCCGTGGGTGGCTCCGGTGGTTCGGGCTCGGGGGCGGTCGAGCGCCGTGAGGGCGGGGCGCTCGGGGAGGCGGCGGCCGCGATGGGGCGGGGTGTCGGCGCCGTGTCTCTGGGGCGAGACGCCGCACGCGGTCCGGGACCAGTCGTCGCAGGTTCGGATGGAGGTTCTTCGCGCCGATCGCGCGGGGGGCTCGGGCGCTCTCGGCTCTGGGTCTCTCGCGGTCGCGGTCGGCCTTCCGCCGGTCGCATGGCGTCGAAGTCCGCGCGGGCCGAGGTCCGCTCCGGCCTCGCCGCATCTCGAGTCGGCGCCCTGCCCAGGCGACGCTCGAGCGCCGAGAGCCGTCCGATCAAATCGTCGATGGGCAAGAGTGGCGGACGCCGCGCGAGTCGCACCAGCAGCATCTCCAGCGCGGCTCGCGGCTGGCCGCTCCGGACCACTTCGTCGAAGCCCTGAGAGAAGCCTTGGTGCAGCCGCAGCAGATCGTCGGCGTTTGCGCCCTGAGCGAGTGCCATGACGTCGCTCCGCTCTTCGTCCGCGAGATCGAGCAGCTCACCTGGGTCCGGGCAGACCTTGGCGACGACGACGTCGCGCAAGAGCGCGAGCAGATCGCGGGCCACGTGCGGGATGTCGTGTCCCTGCTTGGATAGCTCGGCGACCACTTCGAGCGCGCGGGGCGCGTCCCCACGGACGAGCGCTGCCGCGATGTCGTGCAGCACCTGATGGCTGGCCACGCCGAGCACTCGCGACACGTCCGGGCCGGTGAGCGTCTCTCCACCCCAGGCGATGACCTGGTCGAGCAAGCTCATCGCGTCCCGCATGCTGCCGGCTGCTTCGCGCGAAAGGATACCGAGGGCCCGATCGTCGGCGCCGATGCCCTCTTTTTGAGTGACGGAGCGCAGGCGGTCCGCGATGAGCCGGGTCGGGATCAGCTTGAAATCGAAGCGCTGCACGCGGCTCAGGATGGTGATCGGAACCTTGTGGACCTCCGTGGTCGCGAAGATGAACTTCACATGCGGGGGAGGCTCTTCCAGGGTCTTCAGGAACGCGTTCCACGCGCTCTGCGAGAGCATGTGAACCTCGTCGACGATGAAGATCTTGTACCGGTCTCGGGCCGGACGGTACGGGATCATCTCCTGCAGACGGCGGACTTCGTCCACGCCGTTGTAGCTCGCGCCGTCAATCTCTTGCACGTCGACATCGCTGCCGGCGGCGATCTCGATGCAGGGAGCGCATTGCAAGCACGGTGACGCGGTGGGTCCGGCGTCCGTGCCGGCCGGGACCGTCCCGGGAGCTCGTGTGCAATTCAGGGCCTTGGCCAAGATGCGCGCACTCGTCGTCTTGCCGACACCGCGTACCCCGGTGAAGAGAAAGGCGTGGGCGACCCGACCGACATCGATGGCGTTGCCGAGAGTTCGCGCCACGTGCTCTTGTCCGACGAGATCGTCGAAGCTCATCGGTCGCCATTTGCGCGCCAGGACCACGTAACTCATGGGCCTTTCCGGCTACCAGAGTTGGCGCCGGGCCGGTAGTGGGGGGCGCCGGCGGCAGCAATGGCCGGCTCGAACGTGGAGCCGAGGGCTCGGCCGGCGGGTTACGGGAAATCGCGCGCTCCACCGGGGCAAAGTCGCGGTCTACGGCGGGGAAAGCGCAGGAACTTCCCGCTCCGGACTTTCGCCGCTCGCCGGTCCGCCGTAGGTTTCTCGGCGTGAAGCTCGAGCTAGCTCCTTGCTTTGCTCTCCGACCGCGCGGGCGGCGGGTGAGAAGCCGTCTTCTGCTGGGTTGTTCGATCCTGGCGTTGTGGTCGTGTGCGCCGGCGCAGCCGTCGGTGAGTGAACCCGAGCGAGCCGTGCCGGCTGCCTCCACGGCTCGAGCGCCTGCGTCTGCCGACAGTGCTGTCGTCGCGATGGTGCCCGATGCCGGGATGCCCAAGCCCGAGATCGAGGCCATGGAGCCGCCCGTCGACCCAAACGCAAAGTTGGAGATCCTGTTTCCGTTCGCCGAGCAGCGGCTCCTGATCCCCAAGGCGCCGGGCTACACCGTCCGGACCAAGATCGTGGGCTGGCCCCTTGGAAAAACCGGAAAGGGCGTCGTGATTGCCCTCGACCAACATCGGCCGAGGCGGCTCGCGAGCGATTCGGGTTTTCCGCTCGGGAGTTTGGTCGATGAAGGGGCCAAGCTCGTGCCAGGGCCGCACTCCCTCGTGCTGAGTGCGGTCGATGCAGAGTCGCGGGTCGTGCGGGGCAATGCTGGGTCGCTCGCCCCGTTTGCGGCGGTGCGGTTCTGGGTCGGCGACCGCGCCCTCGAGCAATTGCCGGTGCCGCGGGTGACGCTGATTTCGCCTGCGGGCACCTACAACGGCGACGCGGCTGCGGATGAGCTGTCCATCGACTTCATTGCGACCCCCGAGCGCCTGGGTCCGGGCGGCGCGCAGATCCGGGTGCGCGGGCTCGGCCTGTTGCTCGAACGCCGCATCGACACGTGGCAGCCGCTCAGGGTCCGACACGCGCCGAGCGGCGACCTCGAGGTGGAGGTCGTGTTGCTCGACGCCAAGGTCACCGCCATCGAGGGCGGTCGGGCCGCACGGACCGTGACCGTGAACCGCGAGCTCCGCCCCCCGGCTGGGCAAAAACCCTGAGATGGCCCCGTCGCTGCTCAGCGGTGTGCTCCTCGCGTGGGGCATTGCACAGGTCGCGCTCGGCGTGTTCTTCGCACTCGTCTACGTGTGGGGCCGCCGGGAGGCTGACTACCTCTTGTTCGGATTGATGTGTTTCTCTCTCGCGCTCACCAGTGGCGGAATGGCGATGGGCACGCTGCCCAACACCACCGAGAGCTGGCTCCTCGCGTCGAAGCTGGGTCACGCGGGCGCGATCGCTGCCCCGGTCTTCAACCTGCATTTTGCGTTGCGCTACCGGTCGCAGGCGGTTTCTCAGAAGCTCATGCCCTGGTTCTACGCGGCTGCGGTGTTGTTCGAGCTGGCGAACGCCTTCGATCATTGGTGGGTACCAGGCTCGGTGCAGTTCAGCACTCCGCGGGTTTTCGGTGCAGCGGTGATCCACGGTAGCGGCCGCCCGACTCCGATCGCGTTCGTGTACTACGCGACAACCGCCTGTCAGCTGGTCGCGTCGCAGGTCTTGTTCTTCCGAGCCTACCGCGGCGGCAGTCGCGAGGCGTTGGTCGCGCTCGCGGGCGGGTTGTTCGTGTGTGTGGCCGGGGCAAATGACATCGGTTGGGTCACCGGACTGCTGGAAGATTCGGTCTTTCTCCAGCCCCATGCCTTCATGCTCTATGCCTTCGCGGTGGCAAGCACCCTCGTGATGCGTTACGGCCTCACAGCCGGTGAGCTGGTGGTGGCCAACACGATGCTCCGGCACACCGCCGAGGAGCTGCGGGTCTCTCACGCGGAGCTGCTCGAGGTGCAGAGCACGCTGGAGACGAAGGAGCAGCTAGCCGCCGTGGGTGAGCTGGCCGCATCGATCGCTCACGAGGTGCGAAACCCTCTGGCGATCATCGGCAATGCCGTCGCCGGGCTCCGACGGGCCGACGTCGGCAGTCCGGACCAGCGTCTGCTCCTGGACATCGTCGACGAAGAGGCTGCGCGGTTGAACCAACTGGTCACGGATCTATTGCGCTTCGCTCGACCGGCGAAGTTGAGCCCCACCGAGGTGGACCTCGCCGAGCTGCTGCAGTCGATGACGAGGAAGGACGGCGGCGGCGGCGAGCTCGACGTGCGCATGGCCGATGAGCACATGCGGATCGTCGCCGACGCAGCGCTGCTCCGCGTCGCCGTCGGCAATCTGGTGGACAACGCGCGGCAGGCGACCGCTCCCGGTGAGCGGGTGACCGTGACGGTCGATACCGTGACCGAGCGAGGCAAGACCTTCGGGCGCATCGAGATCCGAGACGCCGGTCCGGGCATGGCCGAGGAAGTGCTCGCGCGGGCCTGTGATCCGTTCTTCACCACGCGGCCGAGCGGGACGGGGCTGGGTCTGAGCATCGTGCAGCGCATCGTCCGGGCGCATGGCGGACGGCTGGAGCTCGAGAGTGGGCCGGAGACGGGAACCGTGGCGCGCGTGCTGGTTCCCAAGGAAGGACCGCAGAGCCGCAGCAGTCATCCACCGTCCTCGTCCTTGGAGGGTCGCCGTGCCGCTTCGTGAACACATCGTCCGGCTCGACAAAAGCCGAGTCTGGCACCCGTACACGCCGATGAGCGCTTACGTGGACCACACCGATCCCCTCGTGCTCACCCAGGCCAAGGGCTCACGCCTGATCGACGCCGACGGGCGGAGCTACATCGATGGCAATTCATCCTGGTGGACCGCTGCGCTCGGCCACGGTCACCCGCGACTGGTGGAGGCGCTGCGCCGTCAGGCCGAGGTGATGTGCCACGTCTCCCTGGCAGGCATCACCCACGAGCCAGTCGCTCGTTTGGCCGACGAGCTGTGTGCTGTCACCCCGCCCGGCCTGTCCCGAGTCTTCTTCAGCGATGACGGTTCCACGGCGGTCGAGGTCGCGCTGAAACTCTCACTGCAGTATTGGCACCAGAATGGGCGCCCCGAGCGGACGCGTTTCGTCGCGCTGTCCGGCGCATTTCACGGTGACACCCTCGGCGCGACTGCGCTCTCGGGCGTCGAGTTGTTCCGTCGGCCCTTCGCCAGTGTGCTCCTCGACTGCATCCACGTGCCCGTCGAGCCGGACGGCTACGCGCGGGCGTTCGCGCGGCTGGAGCGCGTGCTGAGAGAAGAGAGCGACACCCTCGCCGCGATCGTGCTCGAGCCGATGGTGCAGGGCGCCGCCGGCATGCGCATGTACGCTGCGGAGCACCTGGCCCGCATCGCCGAGCTCGCCAGCCGCGCCGACGTGTTCCTGATCCTGGACGAGGTGTTCACCGGCTACGGTCGCACCGGTCCGATGTGGGCGCTCGAGCACGCAGCCGTCAAACCGGACCTCCTGTGCACGGCCAAGGCGTTCAGCGGCGGAATGTTGCCGATGGCCGCTACCGTGGTGAGTGAGCGCATCTACGAAGGTTTCTTGGGTGACGCCGAGCGGGCCTTTTATTACGGCCACACCTACTCCGGTAATCCTCTGGGCGCGGCCGTCGCGCGGGAGGTGCTGGCGATTTATCGCGACGAGCAGGTGCTCGAGCGGGCGCGGCCCAAGGCCGCGCGGATCGCTCGGGCCTTCGAGGGTCTGGCGGACGTGGTTGGGCCCGAGAACGTGCGCGCCCTGGGCATGATCGGCGCCCTCGATCTGGGCGGAGCCGAGGGCTATCTGGCCGGAAGTGGTTGGCGTGTGTACGACGAGGCGCGCAAACGCGGCGCCTACCTGCGGCCCCTGGGCAACGTGGTCTACCTGGCACCGCCGCTCAACATCGAGGACTCCGAGCTGGACGCGCTGTGCCAGATCTTGGACGAATCCGTCCGCGCAGTCGCCGTGCGCTGACGCCGAAATCAGAGCCGGCTATTGACCGCCGGGCGCGAGGGGCGCGACGCTTCGGCTCTCATGGCGCAACGTCGACGGTATCTGTTCGTGTGTGTGAATAGGCGGCCGGACGGCGCTCCGCGTGGCTCGTGTGCGGCGCGCGGTTCGCTGGAGCTACACGCCCGCCTCAAGGACCTGCTGAAAGAGCGAGGACTCGCGGAGCTCGAGGCTCGGGCGTGTACCTCGAGCTGCCTCGACACGTGTTTGTACGGTCCCAGCATCGCGGTCGAACCCGACCACTTCTTCTACGGCAGGGTCAGGCTCGAGGACGCCGAGGAAATCGTCGATGCGTTGGTCGAAGGTCGTCGTGTCGAGCGCCTGGTCCTCGACCCGGAACATTTCCACGAGCCCAAGAAGTCTGGCTGAGCATGCTGCGTCGCGAGCCGTTTCGCCAGACCTTGGTCGGTTGTTACTTTCGCGCGGGGGCGACCGCTTCCGGCGAGCCCGCGACGCTCGAGCTGGTGGGTGAGCGCCCGCTGTTATTGCCGGGGCTCGGGCGCTCACTCAGCGTGACGGGCTCGTTACGGGCGCGAGGCCTCTTGCCGGACGCTCCGCTCCGCGGGCGTCTGGTCTTCGACCGCTGGTTACCGTTCGCGGTTCGCTACGATCTCGAGCTCGACGGGCCGGACGGTCAGACGTGGCGCTTGCATGCCTCCCGACCGCCCGCCGCGCTCGGGCCGCTCACCCGCGCGAGCAGCGTGCACGCCGAGCTGAGCGACGCGCTGGGCGCTCGTGTCGCCACCTTCGAGCTGCGGTTCGACCTGCGCAAGGACCTGCTGAGGTACTTGACCTGAGCTGACGGGGATGGTTTTCGCGCGGTCGTCCGGGTGGTATGCATGCGTGCATGCTTCGCCTCGAGCCCCGCACGACCGCCGTCATCGTCGTCGACGTTCAGGACCGCCTCGCGGTCGCCATGCCCGCCGAGCAGCTCGAACGTGTGAAGCGCGCGGCGCGGATCCTCGTGGAAGGAGCGCGGCTCTTGGGCGGCACGGTGCTCGTCACCGAGCAGTACCCGAAGGGGCTCGGCGCGACACTGCCGGAGCTGGCTGACCTGCTGCGGGCCGCAGACGCACCGTTCTTCGAGAAGCTTCAGTTCAGCGCCTGTGACGCGGCGGGCTTCGGCGCTCGGCTCGAAGGGAGCGGGGCGAAGACTGCCATCGTGCTCGGCATGGAGACCCACGTGTGCGTCTACCAGACCGTGCGGGATCTCGTCGCGCGGGGCCTCGAGGTGCACGTGCCCATCGATGGCGTGGCGTCACGCCGCGAGGACCACCGGGAGGTCGGCCTCGGCCTGTGTGAGCGGGCCGGCGCCATCCGCACCACCAGCGAGAGTGTGGTCTTCGACTGGCTGGGGCAGGCGAGCGGCGACGCTTTCAAGCAGATTTCCAAGCTGGTTCGCTGACCCCGAGCCCCGGAGCGTCAGCCAGCACAGCGGTGAAGACGCAGGAAATCAAAGCGCAATTTTGCCTGCGGCGGGCCGCCAGCCTGGCGCGCCCCGGCTGACACGAAGTCGGCGCGGATCGACAAGTTGACGCACCGTTGACATGACGGCAGACACAAGACAATATGGCGACATGAGTGACATTGAGGCAACGAGCACCGAGACGCCCCTGCCACTGAGCGAGGCGGGCCTGCCGACTCAGTCGGACGTGACGGTGCTCGTCGTGGACGACGAACCGAGCAACGTGGTCTCACTCCAGAAGATCTTTCAGCGGGAAGGCATGCGAGTGCTGACGGCGGATGGCGCGAAGGCGGGGCTCGACCTTGCGCGCAAACACCGCGTCCAGGTCGTGCTCACGGATCTGATGATGCCCGGAGTGAACGGCGTCGAGCTGCTCAGGGCACTCAAGGAGGTCTCGCCGGACACCGAGGTCGTGTTGATGACCGCATACGGCACGGTGGAGACCGCGGTCCAGGCGATGCGCGAGGGCGCGTACGATTTCGTCGAGAAGCCGCTCAAGCGCATGAACATCGTCAAGAGCATTCGTAAGGCAGCGGAGCGCCACTCGCTCGTCGCCGAGAACCGCTCCCTGCGCCAGGAGCTCAAGCTGCTGACGTCACGGGAGATCGTCGGACAGAGCACGGCGCTCCGGC
It encodes the following:
- a CDS encoding DUF374 domain-containing protein, which translates into the protein MARAIGLLAGIVLRLWALSYRVTLVSETLAGLGPQGVFGFWHGRQMALLGTGALRQGVALVSHSRDGALQSGILSSLGVDAVRGSSSRGGARALRELVRRLRARPERALFAVDGPRGPAFVAKPGAAQAAVLARVPLFPVGSAARWVIRVRGAWDDFEIPLPFSRVVVVVGAPLDAARGVAEPQVLELAIRRAGATAAEGLARGRLPCLLGEGGRA
- a CDS encoding aminotransferase class IV, translating into MSTVVLVDGELCEPDAARVSVFDRGFLYGDSVFETLRTYAGRPFKQAEHLARLERSAARVFIELPVSLSQLAQEINTGLERAGNPESYMRVIVTRGSGPVGLDIGFEVDPLRVVIIAPLEPPPAEAYARGITVVTFPTQRVAESTEAAGTKVGNYLVAVLAMRKARAAGASEALIVDHAGNVVEGASSNVFAVRGGRLSTPAEEAGILPGITRSTLLDVAREAGIAVDFEALSVAELQAADEVFVTSSIRELLPVVRIDSTAIGAGTPGPTSLLLLRSFRKKARDLLGLPEPTGH
- a CDS encoding RidA family protein, coding for MPRKTISTDRAPAAIGPYSQAIACGDFLFLSGQIPLDPSTGELVTGNIELETRRVLDNLGQVLAGAGASFGDLLKTTIFLTDLADFAVVNRVYGERFDKDPPARATVQVAALPRGARVEIDGIARMPRTG
- the recR gene encoding recombination protein RecR codes for the protein MQLLGRLPGVGEKTAQRYCLHLATESGELARELGQELLDAADSVGPCERCGNLAEVDPEKHRVCPVCRDYRRDPSLLCIVARVQDLLAIERSGAMRGRYFVLGRLLSPLDGIGPEELPLSALHNRIATDGVKEVIIATPPSVDGEATALYLARELERAGVSVSRIASGVPHGGDLEFADQITLGRAIDGRRSMGR
- the dnaX gene encoding DNA polymerase III subunit gamma/tau — its product is MSYVVLARKWRPMSFDDLVGQEHVARTLGNAIDVGRVAHAFLFTGVRGVGKTTSARILAKALNCTRAPGTVPAGTDAGPTASPCLQCAPCIEIAAGSDVDVQEIDGASYNGVDEVRRLQEMIPYRPARDRYKIFIVDEVHMLSQSAWNAFLKTLEEPPPHVKFIFATTEVHKVPITILSRVQRFDFKLIPTRLIADRLRSVTQKEGIGADDRALGILSREAAGSMRDAMSLLDQVIAWGGETLTGPDVSRVLGVASHQVLHDIAAALVRGDAPRALEVVAELSKQGHDIPHVARDLLALLRDVVVAKVCPDPGELLDLADEERSDVMALAQGANADDLLRLHQGFSQGFDEVVRSGQPRAALEMLLVRLARRPPLLPIDDLIGRLSALERRLGRAPTRDAARPERTSARADFDAMRPAEGRPRPRETQSRERPSPPRDRREEPPSEPATTGPGPRAASRPRDTAPTPRPIAAAASPSAPPSRRSTAPEPEPPEPPTETPSADVDIVAFVGILERLAALRPELSAFFEHAAPLSLSPTELVVGFEPGSVFAAQAAEKEAVAALTRAASEHFGVRVHVVVELDSERSRGFDTLAAQSARERRAKVQQAIAEAKRHPSVTDAIEVLGARIKDLKLAAK
- the bioA gene encoding adenosylmethionine--8-amino-7-oxononanoate transaminase, producing MPLREHIVRLDKSRVWHPYTPMSAYVDHTDPLVLTQAKGSRLIDADGRSYIDGNSSWWTAALGHGHPRLVEALRRQAEVMCHVSLAGITHEPVARLADELCAVTPPGLSRVFFSDDGSTAVEVALKLSLQYWHQNGRPERTRFVALSGAFHGDTLGATALSGVELFRRPFASVLLDCIHVPVEPDGYARAFARLERVLREESDTLAAIVLEPMVQGAAGMRMYAAEHLARIAELASRADVFLILDEVFTGYGRTGPMWALEHAAVKPDLLCTAKAFSGGMLPMAATVVSERIYEGFLGDAERAFYYGHTYSGNPLGAAVAREVLAIYRDEQVLERARPKAARIARAFEGLADVVGPENVRALGMIGALDLGGAEGYLAGSGWRVYDEARKRGAYLRPLGNVVYLAPPLNIEDSELDALCQILDESVRAVAVR
- a CDS encoding (2Fe-2S) ferredoxin domain-containing protein, producing the protein MAQRRRYLFVCVNRRPDGAPRGSCAARGSLELHARLKDLLKERGLAELEARACTSSCLDTCLYGPSIAVEPDHFFYGRVRLEDAEEIVDALVEGRRVERLVLDPEHFHEPKKSG